The genomic DNA GTGCACCGCGCCGCCATCACGCCACCGGACGCGTGGCTCTGGTACGAGAAGCTCGTCGGCCGCCGCGTCGGCGTGCACCCGATGCTGCAGACGGGCGTCATCACCATCGCGGACAAGGGTTTTCCCGCCACGTTCGGGTTGCCGGAGCGGTGGATATGGAGCGACGAGTTCTATGTCACCACCAATCCCTACAACGTGACGATCCAACCGGTGCTGAACGTGGACGAATCGAGCTACGATCCGACCAAGATCTGGCCGGGCCAGGTGGCCCGCGGCATGGGGCGCGACCATCCGGTAGCGTGGTACCACCGGGTCGAGCAGGGGCGCGTCTTCGTCACCACCCTGGGGCACAACGGCGAGATGTACCGCGATCCGCAGTACCTGGGGCATTTGATGGGCGGGATTTATTGGGCGGCGACAGGGATGGGACAGTCGGGGCGATAGGGTTCATCCTCCGGCGATCCGCTGCCGAATGCGACCAGTCCTCAGCACACCTTGTTCGCTGACAGATCGCAGCCACCCGTTGTGCTCCCGCCAGCGCCGCCTGTCACTTTCTGTTGGGTGTACTTCCACTTGACCCTGGCAAACTTGATACTTACGTGCTCGGTCAGGATGGCACCACCCATGATGTTTGGCACGACCGCGCCGATCAGCACATTCTCCAGTTCGATCTCGAAGTATTTGACGCGCTCGCCGTGCCCGTCGGCACGCATGAATTCGAATTTTGCTTTCGGGATGGTTTTGCCGGCGGAGCACGTCTGCAGCAACATCGGTGACGACAGGTCGGTCAGCTTTGAAATCACTACATCACCGTGTTCGCAACGTTCGGCCGTGTGACCGCCTCCAGTAGAGGCGGTAGCCGACTTCGGCTGCATGACGCTCCAGACGGCGGAGGTGCACTCGATCCACTCCCTGTGCTTCTCGTCCGCCGACTCTCCTTTGATACCATCAATCTGCAGATAGACATCGATTGCCATGACTCCTCCGTGAGGTGAGCAACATCGTAAAGTGTGCGCTTAACGATGCTCCATCGGACTGCGATCGGCCATGTTGAGGAAGCGCAGATACACACAGCTCCGGTGGAGTCATGCTATGTCACCAACCGCGTCCGGCTTCGCACGACGCTGGTCTGATGTTTCCTCTGGAGGACTACGATGCATGCAATCTCGAAGTGGCTTGCCTGCGCAGTCACATCAGCCATTGCCACGGCCGCAGTTGCGCAAAATCACGTGGCGAGCGCCTACAGTCCCTTGACCGATGCAGCATGTTCGGCTCACGTGGATGACAGCACTACCGGGGCGCAAACGATGATATGTCCAGGCGTGCACGGCTACCGGTTACGCGTGACCGAAGACGACGAACGCTCCTCGGTGGACGTCATTACACCCGATGGTCGCTCGTTCGCATTGAACTTCTGGGATGTCGTGACACGCGGCTTCTCGACATTGGGTCCGCATGCCGAGTGGCGCAGCAATGTCGTCAATGGCACTGCCACCCCGTTTGCTGTCATTGTTGGAGTGAATGCGCTGGACCAGGGCGATCCGGACAATCCCCGCGCACGCCCGCTCCTTGCCGTGGCCAGGATTGGTCGCGATGAAGCGTGCGTTACCCATCGTATCGATGCCGCGCTCCCTGGCGCGGCCCACCGCGCTCGCATCGCAGCAGCGCAGGCCCACGCGCCGTGCCTGCACGGCACGGCAAATAGATAAGGAGGATTTATGCCGCAACCCTCAGCCGCATGCAAGCGTGCACTGGCCGATGCCAATGCGTTGTGCCCCAACCGGAACCGTGAGGCTGACGGCCTGATGGGGGATGCCGCCCACCAAAAAAGGAAGAGCGATCACAACGAAGGCAACGCCTTCGACTTGACACATGACCCGGCCAACGGGGTCGACTGTCATTTCTTTGCCAAACTCGTGCTGCTGGATTACCGCGTCAGTTACGTCATCTGGAACCGGCAGATCTACAACACCGCCTCTGCCGGCGAAGGGTGGCGCCCCTATCACGGCAGGAACGGTCATACGCACCATATGCATGTATCGATCAAGGCGGCGCTGCGGGACATTGCCTCGCCCTGGCCTTGGGCTTCGCTGGAGTGCTAAACCATCGTATGCGAACGCTCTACCCTAGCGCTCAAAACGGCTGAACAGAGCCGAACTGACCGTCGTCGTGCGCTGGCAAGCCCATGTGGGCGCGCAAGAGCTCTAACGACGGTGCGCGCCTGCTGCCTTACTGCCCCACGCAAATTATCTTCGTCACATACTCGCTGGCAGCCGCCTTCTTCTTGGCGGCCCAGTCGATGACTTCCTGCGCCTGCGCCACCGTCATCACGGTGGCCTTGTCCTTGTTGCGGATAAAGGAGACGCCCTCGAACACGCCTTCCTTGCTGCGCATGACCTTGGCGAATACAGGCGGCTTGCGGTCGCCGTCGCTGATCTTGTTTTGCTGCACGAGGTAGCGCTGGTCGTTGTCCATATGCTTATCCGATTTGTTTGATGAGTGTTTTGCAGAGTTTTAAAAAACGAACGGTAGAGGCAACCTCATCATTGTTCGCCGCGTTACAGCCGGTTTCACTACAGCGAGGCTGGCGGGCCGCCGGATAGAAGTCAATCAGATATAATTAAACTAGGAGTGCAAAGCAAGCCAGACGCGCTTAAATACGCACCTTCGTTGACTAAAACAGAGCCGGTGACCATAGAACGTTAGATAACGCTTCAGTCGCGGAGCTCATCAGCTAGTAAATCTAAACGCTCTATTGCGAAGGAACTGATTTGTGCAGGTGTGTACCTTCGAGCATCGATGTAACCATCATTGGCAAGGACCCCCTCAACGACACCCTCCCCCGTTCTAATATACATAATTCTTTGATAAGCCCTCTGCATCACTATCTCTCGAATTGCGCGGAATTCGATACCACACCAATCTTTTCTTTGGTAATCGTCTGAAATGAAAACCATTATAAGATCAGCACGCTCTCGATAAATACTTTGCAGCAACGTATCGATAGATGGCCTTGCGAGCTGTGACTGATAGTTGAAATCATAAAACACACTATCGGCACCCAACTCTTGCTCTAATAGCTCTGTGATATTTTGAACAAGCGCACGAACTTCACCAGGAAAAGAAACTGCAATTTTGAACTTATGCTTAGAAATATCAACAATAGTTCTTCTGCTCACATCAACCTCCAGTTCTAACGCGTCATTAGGTATTGCAGAGTTAATGTTTCCTTTGCTGCCTTTTGTCTCATCCTCCACATTCAGAAGCGACAAGAATGGCGCCTTCTCACCGTCGGTTAAGTAATGCATATATTGCGCCAAAGCACCGCGGATGTTCTCTCGAAAAATGGGCAAATGCTCGTTCGACAACTGACTAGCAACCTCCGCAGCGTTACCTGAAGACACCTTGCTATTATTACCCATTTTTACTATACCGTCGAGGGCGTTCTTATACGCCTCTGTTGCCGTCAGCATCCCTAGGTTCATTAGAACTTCGCTAGCTGATACCTGGCGAGGTTTCATCGTAATGGGCGGATCAAAGTGCAGGGATTTCGCCAATTTTCCCGCCAGCTCGCCCCAATTCGCCTCAGCTGTTAGATACTTGGCGTTTGCTATATGTTCAAATCCTACGTGCACTTTCTGGCTAAAATACCCCTCAGGTATGAATTCGAGTAAATCATTAACCAGAAGTGCTCGTAATTGCCTTAGCGTCCAAGCATCCAAAAATAATCTCCTAATTTACTGGCACAACCGCCAAACCGTTCGAGCATCGCCGCATCGCAGCGGACTCGCAGCCCAACGCACATTTTGGCCTTCTCGACAGGATAAGGCACATCAGCGCGTGTCACAACGTCATAAACTGGGCAATGTAGAGCTACAAACGCATAGGCTAGAGGCCCAAAGCAAAAAGCCCAACCGGTAAAGGCTGGGCTTTCGCTTGAATTCTGGCTCCCCGACCTGGACTCGAACCAGGGACCTGCGGATTAACAGTCCGTCGCTCTACCGACTGAGCTATCAGGGATTAGATGGCAGCATTGTAATCGTTCTGGGCAACTTGCGCAACACTATTTCTGTCGCGCTACTTTTATCACCCCAACTACCCCACTGCCAGACTACTTCTTCGATGACTTGCATGACACGCATCAGCGAAGAAGCAGGATTTTAGAGGACTTTGGCGATCGCGTCAACCACGATGTCCAGGTTGCGCGAGTTCAGTGCCGCGACGCAGATGCGCCCCGTGTCCACCGCGTAGATCGACTGCTCGCGCAGCTTGGCAACCTGCTCTTTCGTCAGGCCCGAGTACGAGAACATGCCGACCTGCTGGCGCACGAATTCGAAGTCGTGCTGCGGCGCCTTCTCCTTCAGCTTCTTGACGAAGGCATCGCGGGTTTCCTTGATGCGCACGCGCATCGCAGCCAGCTCGTCCTCCCACAGCTGGCGCAGTTCCGGCGTGGCCAGCACGGTCGCGACGACCTTGCCGCCGTGTACGGGCGGGTTCGAATAGTTGGTGCGCACCACGCGCTTGAGCTGCGACAGCAGGCGGGCCGCTTCATCGGCGCTGGAAGCGACGACGGACAGTGCGCCCACGCGCTCGCCGTACAGCGAGAACGACTTCGAGAACGAGTTCGATACCAGGAGCGGCACGCCGGTGGCGGCGAAGCGGCGCACCACGGCGCCGTCTTCGGCGATGCCGGCGCCGAAGCCCTGGTAGGCCATGTCCAGGAAGGGGATCAGGCCGCGCGTGACGACAGCGTCGATGACCTGGTCCCACTGCTGGGAGGTCAGGTCGGCGCCGGTCGGGTTATGGCAGCACGCGTGCAGCACCACGACGGCGCCCTGCGGCATCGCCTTCAGCGCGGCCAGCATGCCTTCGAAGTTGACGCCGTGCGTGGCCGGATCGTAGTAAGTGTAATTGTTGACCTTGAAGCCGGCGCTTTCGAACAGCGCACGGTGGTTTTCCCAGCTCGGGTCGCTGATAAAGACTTCCGACGCCGGCGAGAAACGCTGCAGGAAGTCGGCGCCCAGCTTCAGCGCGCCGGTGCCGCCGATGGCCTGCACGGTGATCGCGCGGCGCTCTTGAACTACGGCACTGTCGGCACCAAATACCAGCTCTTGCACCGCCTTGTCGTACGCGGCCAGGCCCTCGATGGGCAGGTAGGTACGGGGAGCGGGCTGCTCAATCAGAATGTTTTCGGCCTTCTGTACGCAAGATAACAGCGGCACCTTGCCGTTGTCGTCATAATAGACACCGACGCCCAGGTTGATCTTGGCGGGATTGGTGTCTGCGTTAAATGCTTCGGTGATACCCAGGATCGGGTCGCGCGGAGCCATCTCGATGGCACTGAAAACGGAAGGGTTCGTCATGATAAGATTGGATTCGATTGGAAGCGGTTCGCAGCGGATTGATGACAGAAGCGGCCGAGTTGCACACACGGCTGACTGTCAGCTCACTATTCTAACAAAGGTCTGACTTCATGGCTGATTTATCACTTGCCGGTAGCCCCGAGCCTACCGTCATCACCTTTCCCGATTCGCCCTTCAAGCTGCACCAGCCCTTCCCGCCCGCCGGCGACCAGCCCACCGCCATTGAGCAGCTGTGCGAGGGCATTGCGGACGGCCTGTCGTTCCAGACCTTGCTGGGCGTGACGGGCTCCGGCAAGACCTACACGATGGCCAACGTGATCGCCCGCATGGGCCGGCCTGCCATCGTGTTCGCGCCGAACAAGACGCTGGCCGCCCAGCTCTACAGCGAGTTCCGCGAGTTCTTCCCGCAGAACGCCGTCGAGTACTTCGTTTCGTACTACGACTACTACCAGCCGGAAGCCTACGTGCCGCAGCGCGACCTGTTCATCGAAAAGGACTCCTCGATCAACGAGCATATCGAGCAGATGCGGCTGTCGTGCACCAAGTCGCTGATGGAGCGGCGCGACGTCGTCATCGTGGCCACGGTCTCGGCCATCTACGGTATCGGTAACCCGAACGAATACCACCAGATGATCCTGACCCTGCGCGCCAAGGACAAGGTCAGCCAGCGCGACATCATCGCCCGCCTGATCCAGATGCAGTACACCCGCAACGAAGTGGACTTCGGCCGCGGCACGTTCCGCGTGCGCGGCGACACCGTCGACATCTTCCCGGCCGAACACGCCGAGCTGGCCGTGCGCCTGGAGATGTTCGACGACGAGCTGGACTCGATCCAGCTGTTCGACCCGCTGACCGGCCGGGTGCGCCAGAAGATCCCCCGCTTCACCGTCTACCCCGGCTCGCACTACGTCACGCCCCGCTCGACGGTGCTGCGCGCCATCGAGAGCATCAAGGCCGAGCTGCGCGACCGGCTGGAATTCTTCCGCAACGAGGGCAAGCTGATCGAGGAACAGCGCCTCGAGCAGCGCACCCGCTTCGACCTGGAGATGATGGCGGAAATCGGCTTCACGAAGGGCATCGAGAACTACTCGCGCCACCTGTCCGGCGCCATGCCGGGGCAGCCGCCGCCAACCCTGATCGACTATCTGCCGAAGGACGCGCTGATGTTCATGGACGAGTCGCACGTGCTGATCGGCCAGCTCTCGGCGATGTACAACGGCGACCGCTCGCGCAAGACCAACCTGGTCGACTACGGCTTCCGCCTGCCGTCCGCGCTGGACAACCGGCCGCTGAAGTTCGAGGAATTCGAGGCCAAGATGCGCCAGACGATCTTCGTCTCGGCCACGCCGGCGGACTACGAGAACGCGCATGCCGACCAGGTGGTCGAGCAGGTCGTGCGTCCCACTGGCCTGGTCGATCCGCAGGTCATCGTGCGCCCGGCCCGCACCCAGGTGGACGACCTGATGTCCGAGATCACCGATCGCATCGCCAAGAACGAGCGCGTGCTGGTGACCACGCTGACCAAGCGCATGTCCGAGCAGCTGACGGAATACCTGTCGGACCACGGCATCAAGGTGCGCTACCTGCACAGCGACATCGAGACGGTGGAGCGGGTGGAAATCCTGCGCGACCTGCGCATCGGCACGTTCGACGTCGTGGTCGGCATCAACCTCCTGCGCGAGGGCCTCGACTTGCCGGAGGTGTCGCTGGTGGCGATCCTGGACGCCGACAAGGAAGGCTTCCTGCGTTCCGAGCGTTCGCTGATCCAGACCATCGGCCGCGCCGCCCGTAACCTGAACGGTGTCGCGCTGCTGTACGCGGACCAGATGACGGATTCGATGAAGAAGGCCATCGACGAGACCGAGCGCCGGCGCGCCAAGCAGATCGCGCACAACGAGAAGCACGGCATCGTCGCGCGTGGCGTCAACAAGGTCATCAAGGACATGATCGACGGCGTCTACGATCCGAACAAGGAATCGACGCAGCTGCAGGCCGCGCAGGAAACGGCCAAGTACGAAACGATGAGCCAGAAGCAGGTGTCGAAGGAGATCAAGCGCCTGGAAAAACTGATGGTCGACCATGCCAAGAACCTGGAGTTCGAGAAGGCCGCGCAGGTGCGCGACCAGCTGCACCTGCTGAAGGAGCAGCTGTTCGGGGCGCCTGGGGCGGATGTGATTTCGATCACGGGCAAGTAAGATCCCCGGGACCGGTCCCTGCTTAGGGTCTGTCCCCGCATGGGGACTGACCCTGGTTTTAATCGCGGAACCATGCGACTAGAGGCGCTCAGTGCCTGGTCCGCGCGCGTGACCACAACGGCAGCCGGCCCCTTGCCAAAATCCCCACCATGTCAAAACACATCACCACTGTACTGGAAAACGTCGGCACGCCGCCCGACACCGCCCGGGCGATCGGGCGCAACCTGGAACGCGGCGACGCCCGCTCGCTGTTCGCCGAACTGCTGCTACGCGGCCTGTGGGCCAACGTCATCGACGAAACGCAGCCGCTCGATCCCAAGCGCTCCGGCGGCCCCGCGCTGCAGCGGCTACTGGACAGCGGCGCCGACCCGGCCGACCTGGTCGACCTGATCCGGGAAACGCAGGTGGACCTGATCTACAACGTGGCCCAGCTGATCGACGATCCTGCCGAGGCGCTGGGGTTCGAAGCGCCGCTTGAGCTGGAGCTGTCCGTTCGGCTTGCCGGAACCGACGGCCAGTCCGCGCCGCTTTATCCGCTGCATTCCGGGCTGATGGAGCTCGACCCGAGCGGACGCCATGGCGAGCCGCGTTCGCTCGCCGTGCGTCAGTTGCAGGGGCTGGATGATGCCGCCCGCATGCAGTTGCAGGCACTGCTGGACGCCCGCAAGCTGTCAGCCGCCGCGGCACTGTGGAAGAAGCAGGTCGGTGGCGACTTGGCAGGCGCGCTTGCTGCCGTACAAGGCTTATTGGGACGGTCGTAGGCTTGCGCCAGAGGTTTTTTAGACCACGGCCGGGTCGATGATCATCAGGGTGCCGTGGCTGCCCGGGGCAACCGCATGCGCGACGCCGGCATGCATGAGGTACATTTCTCCCGCCGGCACCTCGACCGGCTCACCTTCCACGGTCAGGAACATCTTCCCGTCGAGCACAATGAGCGCTTCCGCATAGTCGTGCGTCTCCGCTGGATAGCTCTGCCCATCCATCTTGAGAACCTTGATGTTGCTGTTCCCCGCCTGCGCCACGATGCCGGACTTCCAGAACGTGGGCAGCGCGTCAGCGACGTCTTTCAGCTTGGTTTGTGACATGCGGCTGCGTCTCCAATAAATCCCGGCGAGCTGCCCCTAGGGAAACATCTCTCGGGTCATCACTATAGCGCAAGGTGGTGGTCCAGCGCCCTGTCATTGTCGCTGGTGCCTGGGTGAACGAAGGAAACCCAAGGTGACAGGCTCCCATTTCCGGGTCGCGAGACCCGGAAATGGGAGCCTGTCACCGGTGCTTCAGCTGCGGCGGGCACTACTGGTAATGCCCATGCCCACGCTCGAGCATGTCCTTCAGCATTTTCGTGCGCTGCTGCGTCAAGTCCCTCTTGCGCATCAGGTAGGACATTCCTTCCATCGAGCCCCAGCACACCCGGCTGTTGTCGCTGTCGCAGGCGAAGTGTGCTTCCAGTTCGGCGTCGCGGAACGCCAGCCAGGCCTTCTGGGCCGTGCGCAGCTTGGCGGTGAAGACCTTGTCTTCCGCTTCCTTGCGCAGCAGCGCCTGCCACGTGGCGTTCAGTTCCTTGTCGGCCTTCTTGAAATCGTCGGCCGCGCAGGCTTCCAGCTCGGGCTGGATGCCGGCGCGGTTGCAACGGTATTCCTGGGCTGCCGCAAGCGTAGAGGATGCCACGAGGCCGGCCATCAGGATGTGCAATAGTCGCTTGATCATATCCAGGACCTCCTTGTGTCGAAACCCGGCGGCAAGCTGCTCAATTCTTGCCGACCAGGGCGCCGCTCGGCAGCTCGTTCAGCTCCGGCTGCCCCTCCAGCCGTACCATCTTGGCGCCGGTCGCCGCTTCGATCGAACGTACCGTGTCGACGATGGTCTTGGTGACCCACTGCTCCGGCGTGCCGACCAGCGAGCTCGCGATGTCGCGCGACACCTGGGCCAGCCCACCTTCGGTCTTGTTGAAGACCGCGTAGGTGTCGAGGCGGTAGCCGGCCTGGTATTTGTACAGGCAGCTGTACAGCGTCAGGTTGCTCGAGCCGGCGATGCTGCGCAAGGCGCGCGACGTCCATACCGCGTCGTCGCACTTGGCCACCTTCATGCTGACGCCACCGTTCTTCATCGCCGCCATCTGCAGCATGGCGCCCATGCCGCCGTTGGCGCCCGCGAGCTTGGCCCCCACATCTTCGATCACGAAGCGGCCCGGTTCGACGGGGACCGTCTTACCAAGCTGCAGCGGGGTGTTCTGATGGATTTCGTTGGTGTTCTTGGCCAGGCCATCCGCCGCCGCCTTGATGACGGCCGCCGTCGCCGCCTCGGTCTTGATATCGAAGATGTGATACATCTCGACCGTGCTGCTGCGCTGGGCAAGATAGCTGTTGCTGCTGCCGCACCCTGCGAACAGTGCCAATACGGGGAGAACGAGTGCTGTTTTTTTCATCTGACATCCTGTGGAATACGACGCTGAGAAGATGGACGTGTCCGGCCCCACAAACACCTCGCTGGTCGCGGCGGCGAATGGGACCACACAGAATGATAGCAGTCAGACAAGTGTTAAAAAGTCACGAATTCTCACTACAACGACCCTACCTACAGAGTCTTGACAAACTCCCGAACCCCACCCAACAGCATCTCCACCGACATCGCCGCCAGGATCAATCCCATCAGGCGCTCGAACGCCGTCATCACCTGCGTGCCCAGCACCTTCTGCAGCTTCTCGGCCCCCAGGAACACGGCCAGCCAGACGACGACGACAGCGGCCAGCGCCGCCACGTGGATCGCCACCTCCCCTGCGCTCTCGCGCGAGAACAGCAGCACGGTGGCCAGGGCGGAGGGACCGGCCAGCGCGGGAATCGCCAGCGGCACGATGAACGGTTCGCCGCCGTCGGTCTTGCCCAGCACCCCGTCCGGATGCGGGAACACCATGCGGATCGCGATCAAGAGCAGGATCACGCTGCCGGCGATGCGCAGCGACACTTCCGACAGCGACAGCGCCTGCAGGAAGTGGCGGCCGAAGAACATGAACGTCAGCAGCACGATGAAGGCGATGAAGCACTCGCGCACGACGATTCGCGGCCGCTTGGTCGGCGCCACCGGGGCCAGGGCGGTGGCGAACAGCGGCACGTTGCCGAACGGGTCGGTCACGAGCAGCAGCAGGATGAAGGTCTGGAAGAAGTTTTCGGTCATGGTGTTCTCTTGTTCTTATTGGCCTGCCACCATGGTAGCAGCGGCGATAAAAAAATGGCGGAAGGCTTGTGCAGCCTTCCGCCATCGTCGTGTTCCGTTACGAACGTCTCGGGACCTCGAGAAACCGTAGCGAGCGTCGTCAGGTGCCGTCGAGGGGCGCAGCCGTATGGTTATACGGCGAGCAGCGCAGGCGGCATCCTGGCGAGGCGCAGTAGGTTTATCGGGGTCCTATCACGACTGGGTTTCGCCCTTTTTGATCCAGGCCGCCAGCTGGTGCGGGCGGATGCCGTCGTAGTCCTCGAACGGCTGGTGGATCCATGGATTGTGCGGCAGTTCTTCCATGTGGTAGTCCGGCTTGAAGGCCGAGCAGCCCTTGGTCCAGATCACCGCGGACTTCACTTCCGTCACGCCTTCGAAATTGTCCTGCAGGTGCTTGACGACCTTGGTCAGGGTGACGCCCGAATCGGCCAGGTCGTCGACCAACAGGATCTTGCCTTTCAGCGGACCCTTGGTCATCGTCATGTACTTGGCGATGTCCAGGTCGCCCTGCACGGTGCCCTTGTCTTCGCGGTAGGAGCTGGTCGACAGGATCGCCAGCGGCACGTCGAAGATGCGCGAGAACACGTCGCCTGGGCGCACGCCGCCGCGCGCCAGGCACAGCACCATGTCGAATTTCCAGCCCGATTCGTACACCTTCAGCGCCAGGCGCTCGATCAGGCGGTGGTATTCATCCCAGGACACCCACAGGTGCTTTTCGTTGGATTGAGGGGCGTTCATGTAATTCCTCTGCTTCTTGTTTCTTGTTATTCGAACGGGTGGCGCAGGACGATCGTCTCTTCGCGGTCAGGACCGGTGGAGACCATGTCGACCGGCACGCCGACCAGTTCTTCGATACGCTTGATGTAGGCACGGGCGGCGGCAGGCAACGCGGCCAGCGACTTGGCGCCGACGGTGCTCTCGGTCCAGCCGGGCATCTCTTCGTAGATCGGCTCGCAG from Pseudoduganella armeniaca includes the following:
- a CDS encoding amino acid aminotransferase; translation: MTNPSVFSAIEMAPRDPILGITEAFNADTNPAKINLGVGVYYDDNGKVPLLSCVQKAENILIEQPAPRTYLPIEGLAAYDKAVQELVFGADSAVVQERRAITVQAIGGTGALKLGADFLQRFSPASEVFISDPSWENHRALFESAGFKVNNYTYYDPATHGVNFEGMLAALKAMPQGAVVVLHACCHNPTGADLTSQQWDQVIDAVVTRGLIPFLDMAYQGFGAGIAEDGAVVRRFAATGVPLLVSNSFSKSFSLYGERVGALSVVASSADEAARLLSQLKRVVRTNYSNPPVHGGKVVATVLATPELRQLWEDELAAMRVRIKETRDAFVKKLKEKAPQHDFEFVRQQVGMFSYSGLTKEQVAKLREQSIYAVDTGRICVAALNSRNLDIVVDAIAKVL
- the uvrB gene encoding excinuclease ABC subunit UvrB; translation: MADLSLAGSPEPTVITFPDSPFKLHQPFPPAGDQPTAIEQLCEGIADGLSFQTLLGVTGSGKTYTMANVIARMGRPAIVFAPNKTLAAQLYSEFREFFPQNAVEYFVSYYDYYQPEAYVPQRDLFIEKDSSINEHIEQMRLSCTKSLMERRDVVIVATVSAIYGIGNPNEYHQMILTLRAKDKVSQRDIIARLIQMQYTRNEVDFGRGTFRVRGDTVDIFPAEHAELAVRLEMFDDELDSIQLFDPLTGRVRQKIPRFTVYPGSHYVTPRSTVLRAIESIKAELRDRLEFFRNEGKLIEEQRLEQRTRFDLEMMAEIGFTKGIENYSRHLSGAMPGQPPPTLIDYLPKDALMFMDESHVLIGQLSAMYNGDRSRKTNLVDYGFRLPSALDNRPLKFEEFEAKMRQTIFVSATPADYENAHADQVVEQVVRPTGLVDPQVIVRPARTQVDDLMSEITDRIAKNERVLVTTLTKRMSEQLTEYLSDHGIKVRYLHSDIETVERVEILRDLRIGTFDVVVGINLLREGLDLPEVSLVAILDADKEGFLRSERSLIQTIGRAARNLNGVALLYADQMTDSMKKAIDETERRRAKQIAHNEKHGIVARGVNKVIKDMIDGVYDPNKESTQLQAAQETAKYETMSQKQVSKEIKRLEKLMVDHAKNLEFEKAAQVRDQLHLLKEQLFGAPGADVISITGK
- a CDS encoding Hcp family type VI secretion system effector; protein product: MAIDVYLQIDGIKGESADEKHREWIECTSAVWSVMQPKSATASTGGGHTAERCEHGDVVISKLTDLSSPMLLQTCSAGKTIPKAKFEFMRADGHGERVKYFEIELENVLIGAVVPNIMGGAILTEHVSIKFARVKWKYTQQKVTGGAGGSTTGGCDLSANKVC
- a CDS encoding ThuA domain-containing protein yields the protein MKRLVLAALALAGAADALADSQFKLLVLAMPGKYHYEYIPIARDSLEKLGKLHSFDVTYTHRPEAFDGDLREYAAVMFLNTPGEELNPAQRAKFEAYMKGGGNAIVVHRAAITPPDAWLWYEKLVGRRVGVHPMLQTGVITIADKGFPATFGLPERWIWSDEFYVTTNPYNVTIQPVLNVDESSYDPTKIWPGQVARGMGRDHPVAWYHRVEQGRVFVTTLGHNGEMYRDPQYLGHLMGGIYWAATGMGQSGR
- a CDS encoding lysozyme inhibitor LprI family protein, whose translation is MIKRLLHILMAGLVASSTLAAAQEYRCNRAGIQPELEACAADDFKKADKELNATWQALLRKEAEDKVFTAKLRTAQKAWLAFRDAELEAHFACDSDNSRVCWGSMEGMSYLMRKRDLTQQRTKMLKDMLERGHGHYQ
- a CDS encoding cupin domain-containing protein; amino-acid sequence: MSQTKLKDVADALPTFWKSGIVAQAGNSNIKVLKMDGQSYPAETHDYAEALIVLDGKMFLTVEGEPVEVPAGEMYLMHAGVAHAVAPGSHGTLMIIDPAVV
- a CDS encoding MarC family protein — protein: MTENFFQTFILLLLVTDPFGNVPLFATALAPVAPTKRPRIVVRECFIAFIVLLTFMFFGRHFLQALSLSEVSLRIAGSVILLLIAIRMVFPHPDGVLGKTDGGEPFIVPLAIPALAGPSALATVLLFSRESAGEVAIHVAALAAVVVVWLAVFLGAEKLQKVLGTQVMTAFERLMGLILAAMSVEMLLGGVREFVKTL
- a CDS encoding phosphoribosyltransferase — protein: MNAPQSNEKHLWVSWDEYHRLIERLALKVYESGWKFDMVLCLARGGVRPGDVFSRIFDVPLAILSTSSYREDKGTVQGDLDIAKYMTMTKGPLKGKILLVDDLADSGVTLTKVVKHLQDNFEGVTEVKSAVIWTKGCSAFKPDYHMEELPHNPWIHQPFEDYDGIRPHQLAAWIKKGETQS
- a CDS encoding TIR domain-containing protein yields the protein MDAWTLRQLRALLVNDLLEFIPEGYFSQKVHVGFEHIANAKYLTAEANWGELAGKLAKSLHFDPPITMKPRQVSASEVLMNLGMLTATEAYKNALDGIVKMGNNSKVSSGNAAEVASQLSNEHLPIFRENIRGALAQYMHYLTDGEKAPFLSLLNVEDETKGSKGNINSAIPNDALELEVDVSRRTIVDISKHKFKIAVSFPGEVRALVQNITELLEQELGADSVFYDFNYQSQLARPSIDTLLQSIYRERADLIMVFISDDYQRKDWCGIEFRAIREIVMQRAYQRIMYIRTGEGVVEGVLANDGYIDARRYTPAQISSFAIERLDLLADELRD